One part of the Amycolatopsis lurida genome encodes these proteins:
- a CDS encoding YibE/F family protein — MNRRDLSDDDTGPIRRVTDTPSDRSPGTSRSPRRTPQPEGARRPRPPAQRPRQAEPGRRRAPEPKPEPPVGHGHSHGHGPAAPASRRVRLLLMWLLIPLAVATVAGMIVLYPWGEDPAKSVFPQGTPVNATVTGTITGPCLAEGQVQVGEPPPGAKPCLTSDLTMTDGPGAGKPLKLTLPIEPSTPRFAAGDEVVLSYNGGDVANPASFQIVDFQRGTPLLLLAGLFALAVIVLGRWRGLAALAALGLSFLVLAFFVLPSILAGENPLLVAIAAAGAIMFVALYLTHGLSARTSVAVLGTLVSLVLIGILSAIFSAAASLTGLDDSTSQLIGSLGHGIDARGLLLAGVVIGALGVLDDVTVTQTSAVWELRRANPSLGWRELYGAGLRIGRDHVGSAVNTLVMAYAGAALPVLLYTSLSGVGLGSILGAEDIAQEIVRTLAGSVGIVAAVPVTTVLAALIASREPQQTL; from the coding sequence GTGAACCGCCGCGACCTCTCCGACGACGACACCGGCCCGATTCGCCGGGTAACGGACACCCCGTCCGATCGTTCGCCCGGAACGTCCCGTTCGCCGCGCCGGACTCCGCAGCCAGAGGGGGCGCGGCGCCCCCGTCCCCCGGCCCAGCGGCCACGGCAGGCCGAACCGGGGAGACGTCGCGCCCCGGAACCGAAGCCCGAACCACCGGTCGGTCACGGGCACTCGCACGGCCACGGACCGGCGGCACCCGCGTCGCGCCGGGTCCGGCTCCTGCTGATGTGGCTGCTGATCCCGCTCGCCGTCGCCACCGTCGCCGGCATGATCGTGCTCTACCCGTGGGGCGAGGATCCGGCGAAAAGCGTCTTCCCACAGGGAACCCCGGTGAACGCGACGGTCACCGGGACGATCACCGGTCCGTGTCTCGCCGAAGGCCAGGTGCAGGTCGGCGAGCCGCCGCCGGGCGCGAAGCCGTGCCTCACCAGCGACCTGACGATGACCGACGGCCCTGGAGCCGGGAAGCCGCTGAAGCTGACGCTTCCCATCGAGCCGAGCACGCCGCGGTTCGCCGCGGGTGACGAGGTGGTGCTGTCCTACAACGGCGGCGATGTCGCGAACCCCGCGTCGTTCCAGATCGTCGACTTCCAGCGCGGTACGCCGTTGCTGCTGCTCGCCGGGTTGTTCGCGCTCGCGGTGATCGTCCTGGGCCGCTGGCGGGGGCTCGCCGCGCTGGCCGCGCTGGGGCTGAGCTTCCTGGTGCTGGCGTTCTTCGTGCTGCCGTCGATCCTCGCCGGGGAAAACCCGCTGCTGGTGGCGATCGCGGCCGCGGGCGCGATCATGTTCGTCGCGCTGTACCTGACACACGGGTTGTCCGCGAGAACTTCGGTGGCGGTGCTGGGCACCTTGGTGAGCCTGGTCCTGATCGGAATCCTGTCCGCGATCTTCTCGGCGGCGGCGTCACTGACCGGGCTCGACGACAGCACGTCCCAGCTGATCGGGTCGCTCGGGCACGGGATCGACGCGCGCGGTCTGCTGCTGGCGGGCGTCGTGATCGGCGCGCTCGGTGTGCTGGACGACGTCACGGTGACGCAGACGAGCGCGGTGTGGGAGCTCCGGCGGGCGAACCCGTCGCTCGGCTGGCGTGAGCTGTACGGCGCGGGCCTGCGGATCGGCCGGGACCACGTCGGCTCGGCCGTCAACACGCTCGTGATGGCGTACGCGGGGGCGGCGCTGCCGGTGCTGCTGTACACCTCGCTTTCCGGAGTCGGGCTCGGCTCGATCCTCGGCGCGGAGGACATCGCGCAGGAGATCGTCCGGACGCTGGCCGGCAGCGTCGGCATCGTCGCGGCGGTCCCGGTCACCACCGTGCTCGCCGCGCTGATCGCCTCGCGGGAGCCCCAACAGACCCTGTGA
- a CDS encoding GlxA family transcriptional regulator, with product MPGSPRRVLIVGYSNAELLDIAGPSDVLDAATKLGGKPGYEIMLASVDGRGIRCESGLTLQAQHRLDQVTGELDTLIVAGGTGHEAAAADPRVVTHVRRLAQQSRRVASVCTGATVLAACGLLNGRRATTHWRFANRLATSYPQVNVDPVPLYVRDGNVYTAAGVTSGIDLTLAFVEADHGPSVAREVARMLVTYLQRPGNQAQVSMFLSGPPPENRLVRDITAYVAEHLAGDLGTAVLAERAGISTRQLTRLFDAHLSTTPSRYVRAARTENAAKLLCGTELPLTSIARRCGFGSTETLRQAFLDHFDTPPSAYRRVHLRQAFG from the coding sequence ATGCCGGGTTCACCCAGACGAGTGTTGATCGTCGGCTACAGCAACGCCGAGTTGCTCGACATCGCCGGTCCGTCGGACGTCCTGGACGCCGCGACCAAACTCGGCGGCAAGCCGGGGTACGAGATCATGCTCGCGAGCGTCGACGGACGCGGAATCCGCTGCGAGTCCGGGTTGACGTTGCAGGCACAGCACCGGCTCGACCAGGTGACCGGCGAACTGGACACGCTGATCGTCGCGGGCGGCACCGGGCACGAGGCGGCCGCCGCCGATCCGAGGGTCGTCACCCACGTCCGCAGGCTCGCGCAGCAGAGCCGCCGCGTCGCTTCGGTGTGCACCGGCGCGACGGTGCTCGCCGCGTGCGGGTTGCTCAACGGGCGGCGCGCCACCACGCACTGGCGGTTCGCGAACCGGCTCGCGACGAGCTACCCGCAGGTGAACGTGGACCCGGTGCCGCTGTACGTGCGTGACGGCAACGTCTACACGGCGGCGGGTGTCACCAGCGGAATCGACCTGACCCTCGCGTTCGTCGAGGCCGACCACGGCCCGAGTGTGGCCAGGGAGGTCGCCCGGATGCTGGTGACCTACCTGCAGCGGCCGGGCAACCAGGCGCAGGTGAGCATGTTCCTGTCCGGCCCGCCGCCGGAGAACCGGCTCGTCCGCGACATCACCGCGTACGTGGCGGAGCACCTGGCAGGCGATCTCGGCACCGCCGTCCTCGCCGAACGGGCCGGAATCAGCACCCGGCAGCTGACCAGGCTCTTCGACGCGCACCTGAGCACCACGCCCAGCAGGTACGTCCGGGCGGCGAGGACCGAGAACGCCGCGAAACTGTTGTGCGGCACCGAACTTCCGCTGACCTCGATCGCGAGACGGTGCGGTTTCGGCTCGACCGAGACACTGCGCCAAGCCTTCCTCGATCACTTCGACACCCCGCCTTCGGCCTATCGCCGTGTCCACCTTCGGCAGGCGTTCGGCTAG
- a CDS encoding DJ-1/PfpI family protein produces the protein MTDDKKTIAFVVYPGMTPLDMVGPLTVLDGMASTAQEYRTVVVGETKDPVTTDNPLKLVATHTYDEVPSPYALLVPGGAAPTLKALADEKLVGYLRTAGANAELVTSVCTGSLLLGQAGLLKGRKAATHWMFRELLGAFGAEPVAERWVEDGNVITAAGVSAGIDLALHLVERLVGAEIARTIQFVIEYDPEPPQGPLDWSKRPYGDLKPLLEHTLNEALADEPALRDRLLAHTGK, from the coding sequence ATGACAGACGACAAGAAGACGATCGCGTTCGTGGTGTATCCGGGGATGACCCCGCTGGACATGGTCGGGCCGCTGACCGTGCTGGACGGGATGGCGAGCACGGCGCAGGAGTACCGGACGGTCGTGGTCGGCGAGACGAAGGACCCGGTCACCACCGACAACCCGCTCAAGCTCGTGGCGACCCACACCTACGACGAAGTCCCGTCGCCGTACGCGCTGCTCGTGCCGGGTGGCGCCGCGCCGACGCTGAAGGCGCTCGCCGACGAGAAACTGGTGGGATACCTGCGAACCGCCGGCGCGAACGCGGAACTCGTGACCTCGGTGTGCACGGGTTCGCTGCTGCTGGGGCAGGCCGGACTGCTGAAGGGCCGCAAAGCCGCGACGCACTGGATGTTCCGTGAACTGCTGGGCGCGTTCGGCGCGGAGCCGGTCGCCGAACGGTGGGTGGAGGACGGGAACGTGATCACCGCCGCCGGGGTGTCGGCGGGGATCGACCTCGCGCTGCACCTGGTCGAGCGGCTCGTCGGCGCCGAGATCGCCCGGACGATCCAGTTCGTCATCGAATACGACCCGGAGCCGCCGCAGGGCCCGCTCGATTGGTCGAAGCGGCCGTATGGGGATCTCAAGCCCCTGCTGGAGCACACACTGAACGAGGCACTCGCGGACGAACCCGCGCTGCGGGACAGGTTGCTCGCGCACACCGGGAAGTAA
- a CDS encoding AfsR/SARP family transcriptional regulator — protein sequence MEFKVLGPLAASVPLPSAAQPRRVLAVLLARPNEYVHRDTLVDELWPQGPPSSAAAVVQMTVSKLRKALSPGVPVDDVRQRLRSGRNGYRLTVSAGELDVTAFSELTAAAAKATGAERGTLLDQALGLWRGRAFADVPVGPLVEAHRLWLEDQRSSVLGKLVELELAAGDHRAVADRLGPELAARPGDERLAGWLAEALHGIGRRDAALAVLDRCRQALWEHAGVSPGEDLLAVHRRIAGTGWSAGGAPCRLPPATPDFTGRAGELAEVGRALRGPAPVVLHGAAGSGKSALAVQAAWRVRKRFPDGQLVADLRDNGDVLVGFLRALGLAEAEIPADRTGRISLWQSHTADRRVLVILENGRSEAEVRPLLPSGPGCAAIVTTRRRLAGLVGARPVEVGALSDAESRDLLGAIAGETRLAAEPDAVRRVLACCDGLALAVRAAGMKLLQRPRLSVAEFAARLENERLRLDELAAGDLRVRPVLADALAELSPLRRKSLRLLGFPGVSEFAGWFATAMLGRAPGEATELLDELVDDHLLHAEPDRTGFVRYRLSGLTRLALREPPDPGALRRALTAMAALAEHASAALGAEYPPSRRADVPAVVSDRVAADPIGWRDVETANLALAVRTAKNHGWTELAMRLADAYSDLVGPRKGGSPAWLGFDIVRDRVDLPAEAGKLLKLGHAHADAGDLARARTCFSLAEGRFRSVGDHPGTGAALVALADVDADSGRTDAAVQALREALDLLRDCGDLGGQAMASAQFGSLWDDLGDFRRAKECFDASLLLSLHCEDGRQHDRSAKRYADVLRRNGRMDEAGELLTSALIGTRGSRERHWEAHVLRSLGDLHAKTGDAGESERCLSRSLELFEYVGHRHAAAYTHRSFGESLRLAGEHGRAAEHLSLAMSTFRDLGDRRGGGYALLSFGRLRADEGVATEAAEGLRTAAGLFRELGFPVWELRALKDLSAVDQSGRQRDRAREALTKIRFGATPA from the coding sequence GTGGAGTTCAAGGTGCTCGGCCCGCTCGCGGCCTCGGTCCCGCTGCCGTCGGCGGCTCAGCCCCGCCGGGTGCTCGCGGTGCTCCTGGCCCGGCCGAACGAGTACGTCCACCGGGACACCCTCGTGGACGAACTCTGGCCGCAGGGACCGCCGTCGAGTGCGGCCGCGGTCGTGCAGATGACGGTTTCCAAGCTGCGCAAGGCGTTGTCGCCCGGCGTGCCGGTGGACGATGTCCGGCAGCGGCTGCGGTCCGGCCGGAACGGCTACCGGCTGACCGTCTCGGCGGGGGAGCTGGACGTCACGGCCTTCTCCGAACTGACCGCCGCGGCCGCGAAGGCGACCGGTGCCGAGCGCGGGACGTTGCTCGACCAGGCGCTGGGATTGTGGCGTGGCCGGGCGTTCGCCGACGTTCCGGTCGGTCCGCTGGTGGAGGCGCACCGGCTCTGGCTCGAGGACCAGCGGAGTTCGGTACTGGGCAAGCTCGTGGAGCTGGAACTGGCGGCCGGTGACCACCGGGCGGTCGCCGACCGGCTGGGACCCGAACTGGCCGCCCGGCCGGGTGACGAACGCCTGGCCGGGTGGCTGGCCGAGGCGCTGCACGGCATCGGGCGCCGGGACGCGGCACTGGCCGTTCTCGACCGGTGCCGTCAGGCGTTGTGGGAGCACGCAGGTGTCTCGCCGGGGGAGGATCTGCTCGCGGTCCATCGCCGGATCGCGGGCACCGGCTGGTCAGCGGGCGGCGCGCCGTGCCGTCTGCCTCCGGCGACGCCGGATTTCACCGGCAGGGCCGGGGAACTGGCGGAGGTGGGACGCGCGCTGCGCGGTCCGGCCCCGGTCGTGCTCCACGGGGCGGCGGGGTCCGGGAAGAGCGCGCTGGCCGTCCAGGCCGCGTGGCGGGTGCGCAAGCGGTTCCCGGACGGGCAGCTCGTCGCCGATCTGCGGGACAACGGCGACGTACTCGTCGGATTCCTCCGCGCACTCGGCCTGGCGGAAGCGGAGATCCCAGCCGACCGGACCGGGCGGATCTCGTTGTGGCAGAGCCACACCGCGGACCGGCGGGTGCTGGTGATCCTCGAGAACGGCCGGTCCGAGGCCGAGGTACGGCCGTTGCTGCCGAGCGGTCCCGGCTGCGCGGCGATCGTCACGACGCGGCGGCGGCTGGCCGGGCTCGTCGGCGCCAGACCCGTCGAAGTCGGTGCGTTGTCCGACGCGGAGTCACGGGACCTGCTCGGCGCGATCGCCGGAGAGACCCGGTTGGCCGCCGAACCCGATGCCGTCCGCCGGGTGCTGGCCTGTTGCGACGGGCTCGCGCTGGCGGTGCGGGCGGCGGGAATGAAGCTGCTGCAGCGGCCGAGGCTGAGCGTCGCCGAGTTCGCGGCGCGCCTGGAGAACGAGCGCCTGCGTCTCGACGAACTCGCCGCCGGCGACCTCCGCGTCCGACCGGTACTCGCCGATGCCCTCGCCGAGCTGTCGCCACTGCGGCGGAAGTCCCTGAGATTGCTCGGTTTCCCCGGCGTCAGCGAGTTCGCCGGCTGGTTCGCGACGGCCATGCTCGGCCGTGCGCCCGGTGAAGCGACCGAACTGCTCGACGAACTGGTCGACGACCACCTGCTCCACGCCGAGCCGGACCGAACGGGCTTCGTCCGGTACCGATTATCGGGTCTGACCCGGCTCGCGCTCCGGGAACCACCGGATCCCGGAGCCCTTCGACGCGCGCTGACGGCCATGGCGGCGTTGGCCGAACACGCCTCCGCCGCCCTCGGCGCCGAGTATCCGCCGTCTCGGCGAGCAGACGTCCCGGCAGTGGTTTCGGACCGCGTCGCGGCCGACCCGATCGGCTGGCGTGACGTGGAAACCGCGAACCTCGCGCTCGCCGTCCGAACCGCGAAGAACCACGGCTGGACCGAGCTGGCCATGCGGCTGGCCGACGCTTACAGCGATCTCGTCGGCCCGAGGAAGGGCGGATCCCCGGCGTGGCTCGGGTTCGACATCGTGCGTGATCGCGTCGATCTCCCGGCGGAAGCGGGGAAACTGCTCAAGCTCGGGCATGCCCACGCCGACGCGGGGGATCTGGCGCGGGCGCGGACCTGTTTCTCGCTGGCGGAGGGCAGGTTCCGCTCCGTGGGTGACCATCCGGGCACCGGGGCCGCGCTCGTCGCGCTCGCCGACGTCGACGCGGACTCCGGGCGGACCGACGCGGCGGTCCAGGCGCTGAGAGAGGCACTGGACCTGTTGCGGGACTGCGGTGATCTCGGTGGGCAGGCGATGGCGTCGGCCCAGTTCGGCTCGCTGTGGGACGACCTCGGCGACTTCCGCCGGGCGAAGGAATGCTTCGACGCGAGCCTGCTGCTTTCGCTCCATTGCGAGGATGGACGGCAGCACGACAGGTCCGCCAAACGGTATGCCGACGTCCTGCGCCGCAACGGCCGCATGGACGAGGCAGGAGAGCTGCTGACGAGCGCGCTGATCGGCACGCGCGGCTCGCGTGAACGCCATTGGGAGGCGCACGTACTCCGGAGTCTCGGCGATCTCCACGCGAAGACCGGTGACGCGGGGGAGAGCGAACGATGCCTCTCGCGGTCGCTGGAGCTGTTCGAATACGTCGGGCACCGGCATGCCGCCGCCTACACGCACCGGAGCTTCGGCGAATCACTACGCCTGGCGGGTGAACACGGCCGCGCCGCCGAGCACCTGAGCCTGGCGATGAGCACCTTCCGTGACCTCGGAGATCGCCGAGGCGGCGGGTACGCCCTGCTCAGCTTCGGGCGTCTGCGGGCTGACGAAGGCGTCGCGACCGAAGCCGCCGAAGGGCTCCGGACCGCGGCGGGGCTCTTTCGTGAGCTGGGTTTCCCGGTGTGGGAATTGCGCGCGCTCAAGGACCTTTCCGCGGTGGACCAGAGCGGACGCCAGCGGGACCGGGCTCGTGAAGCCTTGACGAAGATCCGCTTCGGAGCGACTCCGGCATAG
- a CDS encoding erythromycin esterase family protein produces the protein MSQDIRDFVTPSCDLLALGEPTHATPVFAEVRNTLFAQLVDRGFRSIALETDRVAALVANDFVRDGIGTLDLAMSEGFSHVFGTVEANRRLIAWMREFNENRPPEERLSFHGFDTQTENTSAPSPRPYLEYARDFLGADVDIAGPAGDDERWGRTEAVLDAASSPGATADAYRLRAIAADLLAALRSRKPEPVTEDWSRAEIHLMAGIDLLRYHRQCAEPLEPHERYAPLVATRDAIMARNLLDIRAAEACRGRTLVFSHNLHLRRQAGTMQVAGTEITWFPAGALVAPLLGDRYVFIATSLGRSEAIALEEPEPDTYEGFLQKHVTTDWGLLTTAEVPPASVRTDPIPRQGYFPLDQGILNDADAILHVRS, from the coding sequence ATGAGTCAAGACATCCGAGACTTCGTGACCCCCTCCTGCGACCTGCTCGCCCTGGGTGAGCCGACGCACGCGACCCCGGTCTTCGCGGAGGTCCGCAACACCCTGTTCGCCCAACTGGTCGACCGCGGCTTCCGCTCGATCGCCCTCGAAACGGATCGCGTGGCCGCGCTCGTCGCGAACGACTTCGTCCGAGACGGCATCGGAACCCTCGACCTCGCGATGAGCGAAGGCTTCTCACACGTCTTCGGCACCGTGGAGGCGAACAGGCGACTGATCGCCTGGATGCGCGAGTTCAACGAAAACCGGCCTCCCGAGGAGCGGCTCTCGTTCCACGGCTTCGACACCCAGACCGAGAACACCTCCGCGCCCAGCCCGCGGCCTTATCTCGAGTACGCCCGCGACTTCCTGGGCGCCGACGTGGACATCGCGGGCCCGGCGGGCGACGACGAGCGCTGGGGCCGCACGGAAGCCGTCCTGGACGCGGCTTCGTCGCCTGGTGCCACGGCCGACGCCTACCGGCTGCGCGCGATCGCGGCCGACCTGCTCGCCGCGCTTCGCTCCCGGAAACCGGAACCGGTCACGGAGGACTGGTCGCGGGCGGAGATCCACCTCATGGCGGGCATCGATCTGCTGCGCTATCACCGGCAATGCGCCGAACCGCTGGAGCCGCACGAGCGTTACGCGCCCCTCGTCGCGACCAGGGACGCCATCATGGCGCGGAATCTGCTGGACATCCGCGCCGCCGAAGCCTGCCGGGGCAGGACACTGGTCTTCTCGCACAATCTCCACCTGCGCCGCCAGGCGGGCACGATGCAGGTGGCGGGGACGGAGATCACCTGGTTCCCGGCCGGGGCGCTGGTGGCTCCGCTGCTCGGCGACCGCTACGTCTTCATCGCCACCAGCCTCGGCCGAAGCGAGGCCATAGCGCTCGAGGAGCCTGAGCCCGATACCTACGAAGGGTTCCTTCAAAAACACGTCACCACGGACTGGGGCCTGCTCACCACAGCCGAAGTCCCACCCGCGAGCGTCCGGACCGACCCCATCCCGCGGCAGGGCTACTTCCCGCTCGACCAAGGGATCCTGAACGACGCGGACGCGATTCTGCACGTCCGGTCCTAG
- a CDS encoding helix-turn-helix domain-containing protein, producing MVEKDSTARTRELGHRMKAFRQRRHFSGADVSRRNGWLQSKVTRWEQGLRELSVVDAALYLATCGEAEPERDLLLELTQPGGDLYWVRPYFDELVDPMKSLAIQENLAHTLVRYESLTLPGLLQTEPYARTAFELIGNRDQAQLDQVVNARMERQRLLQRDRPPRCRFYVHERALRSVVGGPRIMHEQLLHLVLSANLPYCSIRIVPESDGVGTVLENSFTIMEFTEHPAVVYTDSYAAGVFIDDRVAVEAYYSLVARLESDTLTEERSRQMLAAWADRYDRMEE from the coding sequence ATGGTTGAGAAGGATTCGACGGCGCGGACCCGGGAACTGGGCCACCGCATGAAGGCGTTCCGGCAGCGCAGGCACTTCAGCGGAGCCGACGTCAGCCGCCGTAACGGCTGGTTGCAGAGCAAGGTCACGAGGTGGGAACAAGGGCTGCGTGAGCTGTCCGTGGTGGACGCGGCACTGTATCTCGCGACCTGCGGCGAGGCGGAGCCCGAACGTGACCTGCTGCTGGAACTGACCCAGCCCGGCGGAGATCTGTACTGGGTTCGGCCGTACTTCGACGAACTCGTCGACCCGATGAAATCCCTTGCTATCCAAGAGAATCTCGCGCACACGCTGGTGCGCTACGAGTCGTTGACCCTCCCCGGGCTGCTCCAGACCGAACCGTACGCCCGCACCGCCTTCGAGCTGATCGGCAACCGTGACCAAGCTCAGCTGGACCAGGTCGTGAACGCCAGGATGGAGCGGCAGCGGTTGCTGCAGCGCGATCGTCCGCCGCGGTGCCGGTTCTACGTCCACGAGCGCGCGCTGCGGTCCGTCGTCGGTGGTCCCCGGATCATGCACGAGCAACTGCTCCACCTCGTCCTGTCGGCGAACCTGCCGTATTGCTCCATTCGTATCGTCCCGGAAAGCGACGGGGTGGGCACGGTGCTCGAGAATTCGTTCACCATCATGGAATTCACGGAACATCCGGCGGTGGTGTACACCGATTCCTATGCGGCCGGTGTGTTCATCGACGATCGGGTCGCGGTCGAGGCCTATTATTCCCTTGTCGCGAGACTGGAAAGCGATACTCTGACCGAGGAGAGGTCCCGACAAATGCTCGCCGCATGGGCGGACCGGTACGACCGGATGGAGGAATGA
- a CDS encoding CYTH and CHAD domain-containing protein has translation MTKTQGGAPVAETEIERKYDLAADRPIPPLVPAGPVTNQADPRVDVLDATYFDTADFRLAQAGITLRRRLGGSDEGWHLKLPVGEDRREELRLPLAGRPDKVPGALAKLVRAHTLGAKLVQAAHLRTERTSYALLDAEGRELATLTDDVVTGEAGGEKAHLDRWREIEIELSPGADPEVLDSLDQAVVSAGAERSRWPSKLRRLTDELVPSPREKSGSVLADYFAAELDALRRNDIGVRRDAEDAVHQMRVSSRRLRGALRTFRRSLDPDVAEGLAAELRWLGGELGPARDTEVMSARLHDEVKALPAELVLGNVEQLMTRHFAREAEEAKARAIRALDSKRYTELLRALEKLVRKPRKIKDGKKELRKAVARSSRKLDEAVAAVRELEPGAEQDAALHEVRKKAKRARYAADTVRPVTGKKLRKWRKNVKAVQSTLGTHHDIVVTREVLRLLGLRAYAENENAFTYGVLHGRSIAAAESEHRRFTGQWQDLGKGSRPKWLK, from the coding sequence GTGACGAAGACGCAGGGTGGTGCCCCGGTCGCCGAGACGGAGATCGAGCGGAAGTACGACTTGGCGGCCGACAGGCCCATCCCGCCGCTGGTCCCGGCCGGTCCCGTGACGAACCAGGCCGATCCGAGGGTCGACGTCCTCGACGCCACGTACTTCGACACCGCCGACTTCCGGCTCGCGCAGGCAGGTATCACGCTGCGGCGGAGGCTGGGCGGAAGCGACGAGGGCTGGCACCTCAAACTCCCAGTCGGCGAAGACCGGCGCGAGGAACTCCGGCTCCCGCTCGCGGGCAGGCCGGACAAGGTGCCGGGCGCGCTGGCGAAGCTGGTCCGGGCGCATACTCTCGGCGCCAAACTCGTCCAGGCCGCTCACCTGCGTACCGAGCGCACCTCGTACGCCTTGCTCGACGCCGAAGGCCGTGAGCTCGCGACGCTGACCGACGACGTCGTCACCGGCGAAGCGGGTGGGGAGAAGGCGCACCTCGACCGGTGGCGGGAGATCGAGATCGAACTCTCGCCCGGCGCCGACCCCGAAGTGCTCGACAGTCTGGATCAGGCGGTCGTGTCAGCGGGGGCCGAGCGGTCGAGGTGGCCGTCGAAGCTCCGGCGCTTGACCGACGAGCTCGTGCCTTCCCCGAGGGAGAAGTCGGGTTCGGTGCTGGCGGACTACTTCGCCGCGGAGCTGGACGCGCTGCGACGCAACGACATCGGGGTCCGCCGAGACGCCGAGGACGCGGTGCACCAGATGCGGGTTTCGAGCAGGCGGTTGCGCGGTGCGCTGCGGACGTTCCGGCGGTCTCTCGATCCGGACGTCGCGGAGGGGTTGGCCGCCGAGCTTCGGTGGCTGGGGGGTGAACTCGGTCCGGCGAGGGATACTGAGGTGATGTCGGCGCGCCTGCACGACGAGGTCAAGGCGCTGCCGGCCGAGCTGGTGCTGGGCAACGTCGAGCAACTGATGACCCGGCATTTCGCGCGCGAGGCCGAAGAGGCCAAGGCGCGGGCGATCCGGGCACTCGACAGCAAGCGATACACGGAGCTGTTGCGTGCGCTGGAAAAGCTCGTCCGCAAACCCCGGAAGATCAAGGATGGCAAGAAGGAACTACGCAAGGCGGTCGCGCGGTCGAGCCGGAAGCTGGACGAGGCCGTCGCCGCGGTGCGCGAGCTGGAGCCAGGCGCGGAGCAGGACGCCGCGCTGCACGAAGTGCGCAAGAAGGCCAAACGAGCCCGGTACGCCGCGGATACGGTCCGGCCGGTGACCGGCAAGAAACTTCGAAAATGGCGAAAGAACGTCAAGGCGGTGCAGTCCACGCTCGGCACGCATCACGACATCGTGGTCACCAGGGAAGTCCTGCGGCTCCTCGGTCTGCGTGCGTACGCCGAGAACGAAAACGCTTTCACCTATGGGGTCCTGCACGGACGGTCGATCGCCGCCGCCGAGTCCGAGCACCGGCGCTTCACCGGGCAATGGCAAGACTTGGGTAAAGGTTCTCGCCCGAAATGGCTCAAATGA
- a CDS encoding STAS domain-containing protein codes for MLPGQRVPGEAPPLAVTSSRPKDGVLVLTAVGEIDAATVGRFRTELTGACVRGRHVILDLSGVRFLSCAGLQALEEANAVSPRFSVIVKTPLVSRILDVSGVGADLDVRRDVEDLRL; via the coding sequence ATGTTGCCTGGCCAGCGCGTTCCCGGCGAAGCGCCGCCCCTGGCCGTGACCAGCAGCCGCCCCAAGGACGGCGTCCTCGTCCTCACCGCGGTGGGGGAGATCGACGCGGCCACGGTCGGGCGGTTCCGCACCGAACTCACCGGTGCGTGTGTCAGGGGACGGCACGTGATCCTCGACCTCTCCGGCGTCCGCTTCCTCAGCTGTGCCGGCTTGCAGGCGCTCGAGGAGGCCAACGCGGTGTCCCCGCGGTTCTCGGTGATCGTGAAGACACCTCTGGTGTCACGGATTCTGGACGTCAGCGGGGTCGGAGCCGATCTCGACGTCCGACGTGACGTGGAGGATCTGCGGCTCTAG